A window of the Microbacterium sp. AZCO genome harbors these coding sequences:
- a CDS encoding aminopeptidase P family protein encodes MSTTGESDTIATETSTDAAPKPSTSTNRRQPFGAGFLDSISSGWAERPDLAPPQREQASFAAARREAVSNAFPGRRLVVPAGSLKERSNDTDYPFRAHSAFAHLTGWASDSEPDSVLVFDPLEDGGHDVTLYFRERADRTTSEFYADASIGEFWIGPRPALSGVAGDLGVATAHIDDFEETSDDLVVGEDDEITRFVSELRLVKDAYEIAQLRLAVDVTARGFDDIIRELPRIIAHPRGERIVEGVFHQRARSDGNSTGYDTIAASGPHACYLHWTRNDGAVVEGDLILIDAGVEVDSLYTADITRTIPVSGRFTDVQRRVYETVREAADAAFAVAKPGVKFRAVHEAAMQVIARRVAGWGLLPVTAEEALDAERGGQHRRYMVHGTSHHLGIDVHDCAQARREMYYDGELQPGMVFTIEPGLYFQIDDLTVPEEFRGIGVRIEDDVLVTADGVENLSGGIPRTADEVEEWMLRLGIGA; translated from the coding sequence ATGAGCACGACAGGCGAGAGCGACACGATCGCGACCGAGACCTCCACCGACGCAGCGCCGAAGCCGTCGACCTCCACGAACCGCCGCCAGCCGTTCGGCGCGGGGTTCCTGGACAGCATCTCGTCGGGGTGGGCGGAGCGGCCCGACCTCGCTCCCCCGCAGCGCGAGCAGGCGAGCTTCGCCGCCGCCCGCCGCGAGGCCGTGTCCAACGCCTTCCCCGGCCGTCGCCTCGTCGTTCCGGCTGGCAGCCTCAAGGAGCGCAGCAACGACACCGACTACCCCTTCCGTGCGCACTCCGCGTTCGCGCACCTGACCGGGTGGGCATCGGACTCCGAGCCCGACTCCGTTCTCGTTTTCGATCCGCTCGAGGACGGCGGGCACGACGTCACGCTGTACTTCCGCGAGCGCGCCGACCGCACGACGAGCGAGTTCTACGCGGATGCCTCCATCGGCGAATTCTGGATCGGGCCGCGTCCCGCCCTGTCCGGCGTCGCGGGCGACCTCGGCGTCGCGACGGCGCACATCGACGACTTCGAGGAGACGTCCGACGACCTCGTGGTCGGCGAGGACGACGAGATCACGCGCTTCGTGTCGGAGTTGCGCCTCGTGAAGGACGCGTACGAGATCGCGCAGCTGCGCCTCGCCGTCGACGTCACCGCCCGCGGGTTCGACGACATCATCCGTGAGCTTCCCCGCATCATCGCCCACCCCCGCGGCGAGCGGATCGTCGAGGGCGTCTTCCACCAGCGCGCCCGCAGCGATGGCAACTCGACCGGATACGACACGATCGCGGCCTCGGGTCCGCACGCCTGCTACCTGCACTGGACGCGCAACGACGGAGCCGTCGTGGAGGGCGACCTCATCCTCATCGACGCGGGCGTCGAGGTCGACAGCCTGTACACGGCCGACATCACCCGCACGATCCCTGTGAGCGGGCGCTTCACCGACGTTCAGCGTCGCGTCTACGAGACGGTCCGCGAGGCGGCCGACGCGGCGTTCGCCGTGGCGAAGCCGGGCGTGAAGTTCCGCGCCGTGCACGAGGCCGCGATGCAGGTCATCGCCCGGCGCGTCGCCGGATGGGGCCTGCTCCCCGTGACGGCGGAAGAGGCTCTGGATGCCGAGCGCGGCGGCCAGCACCGCCGCTACATGGTGCACGGCACCAGCCACCACCTGGGCATCGACGTGCACGACTGCGCGCAGGCCCGGCGCGAGATGTACTACGACGGCGAACTCCAGCCCGGCATGGTCTTCACGATCGAGCCCGGCCTCTACTTCCAGATCGACGACCTCACGGTGCCGGAGGAGTTCCGCGGTATCGGTGTGCGCATCGAGGACGACGTCCTCGTGACGGCCGACGGCGTGGAGAACCTGTCCGGCGGCATCCCTCGCACCGCCGACGAGGTCGAGGAGTGGATGCTTCGACTGGGCATCGGCGCCTAA
- a CDS encoding alpha/beta family hydrolase, whose protein sequence is MPPDAWGLVAVAHGAGTGHAHPFLLGFTRALQAQGLATLRFNFPYAEAGRRMPGPAAHAIATWSAVADWIAERSPLPLWAGGKSYGGRMASMAAAEGAIHPAGLVYLGYPLHPPGDPAKARVAHLPDIRQPQLYVEGTNDPFVDPHSQLEEAVASCQDATLHWIEGGGHSFEVKGRKRPADEIGAELAPIVAGWIRARR, encoded by the coding sequence ATGCCGCCCGACGCATGGGGCCTCGTCGCCGTGGCGCACGGCGCGGGCACCGGCCACGCGCATCCCTTCCTCCTCGGCTTCACCCGCGCTCTGCAGGCGCAGGGCCTCGCGACGCTCCGGTTCAACTTCCCCTACGCGGAAGCAGGACGACGGATGCCGGGCCCGGCCGCCCACGCGATCGCGACCTGGTCGGCTGTCGCGGACTGGATCGCCGAGCGCTCACCGCTTCCCCTGTGGGCCGGCGGCAAGTCGTACGGCGGCCGCATGGCGTCGATGGCGGCGGCGGAGGGAGCCATCCACCCCGCCGGTCTCGTCTACCTGGGGTATCCGCTGCACCCGCCCGGCGACCCGGCGAAGGCACGTGTCGCGCATCTCCCCGACATCCGCCAGCCGCAGCTCTACGTCGAGGGGACGAACGACCCCTTCGTGGATCCGCACTCTCAGCTCGAGGAGGCCGTCGCGTCGTGCCAGGACGCGACGCTGCACTGGATCGAGGGCGGCGGGCACTCCTTCGAGGTGAAGGGCCGCAAGCGCCCCGCCGACGAGATCGGCGCCGAGCTGGCCCCGATCGTCGCCGGATGGATCCGCGCCCGCCGCTGA
- a CDS encoding general stress protein, translating into MMGGRLPQGAGDAGEKVADFATYEAAQKAVSTLIAADVPARDIAIVGLGLRSIERVTGRLGYAAAARTGAINGLLLGMLFSAILVLGSPSVPIQAFVGVLFVGIAIGMLLSIVTYSLVRRRRDFASVMQVVADHYEVTVAASSIHRARQVLGTVPSAPPAPRPAPAAPPTAPPDETDEPPRYGERVVPPADTTTDAEPGATGSPTP; encoded by the coding sequence ATGATGGGTGGACGCCTTCCGCAGGGGGCGGGAGACGCGGGCGAGAAGGTCGCCGACTTCGCCACCTACGAGGCCGCGCAGAAGGCCGTGTCGACGCTCATCGCTGCCGATGTCCCGGCGCGCGACATCGCGATCGTCGGTCTGGGACTCCGCTCGATCGAACGCGTCACGGGGCGCCTCGGCTACGCCGCCGCGGCTCGCACCGGCGCGATCAACGGACTGCTCCTCGGCATGCTCTTCTCCGCGATCCTCGTGCTCGGCTCGCCGTCCGTGCCGATTCAGGCATTCGTCGGCGTGCTGTTCGTCGGCATCGCGATCGGCATGCTGCTCAGCATCGTGACGTACTCGCTCGTGCGCCGGCGCCGCGACTTCGCCTCCGTCATGCAGGTCGTCGCCGACCACTACGAGGTGACGGTCGCCGCGTCGAGCATCCACCGCGCACGCCAGGTGCTCGGCACGGTCCCCTCGGCGCCGCCTGCCCCGCGGCCCGCGCCGGCGGCTCCGCCCACCGCACCCCCGGATGAGACGGACGAGCCGCCCCGCTACGGCGAGCGGGTCGTGCCGCCTGCCGACACGACGACGGATGCCGAGCCCGGCGCGACGGGTTCTCCCACCCCGTGA
- a CDS encoding CBS domain-containing protein, whose translation MSQQRVFVARLSGCAVFDPAGDRLGKVRDVVVIYRKDDPPRVIGLVVEIPGRRNVFVSINRVTSIATGQVITTGLINVRRFQQRGGEVRVMAELLGRKVYLTDNSGVAVIEDVAIERNRLGEWDVGQLFLRRPKTSASPFAKGPTTFAEWSQVREEQVPGEAQSAEQLVATFSELKPADLANTLLDLPDERLLEVAEELPDDRLADALEEMPEEDQVHILEALGDERAADILDQMEPDDAADVLAQLPEDRLEELLELMEPEEAEDVRALLKYGPDTAGGLMTPEPIVLSADATVAEALALIRRHELHPALAAAVFITLPPYETPTGRLLGTVHFQRMLRYPPHERLGAIIDDTLDPLPASASAAEVARLLASYNLVSVPVVDQAHRLVGAVSVDDVLDYLLPEDWRSNDGDEPAPESVPTTTASIPRRR comes from the coding sequence GTGAGCCAGCAGAGGGTATTCGTCGCGCGCCTTTCCGGGTGCGCGGTCTTCGACCCCGCCGGCGACCGCCTCGGCAAGGTCCGGGACGTCGTCGTGATCTACCGCAAGGACGATCCCCCGCGTGTCATCGGTCTCGTGGTCGAGATCCCCGGACGCCGCAACGTCTTCGTGTCGATCAACCGCGTCACCTCGATCGCCACCGGCCAGGTCATCACGACGGGCCTCATCAACGTGCGCCGCTTCCAGCAGCGCGGCGGCGAGGTGCGCGTCATGGCCGAGCTCCTCGGCCGCAAGGTCTACCTCACCGACAACTCCGGCGTCGCCGTCATCGAGGACGTCGCGATCGAGCGCAATCGCCTCGGGGAATGGGATGTCGGCCAGCTCTTCCTGCGGCGCCCCAAGACGAGCGCCTCGCCCTTCGCGAAGGGCCCCACGACCTTCGCCGAGTGGTCGCAGGTGCGCGAGGAGCAGGTGCCCGGCGAGGCGCAGTCGGCCGAGCAGCTGGTCGCGACGTTCTCCGAGCTCAAGCCCGCCGACCTCGCCAACACGCTCCTCGATCTCCCCGACGAGCGTCTGCTCGAGGTCGCCGAGGAGCTTCCCGACGACCGCCTGGCCGACGCGCTCGAGGAGATGCCCGAAGAGGACCAGGTGCACATCCTCGAGGCGCTGGGCGACGAGCGCGCCGCCGACATCCTCGACCAGATGGAGCCGGACGACGCCGCCGACGTGCTGGCACAGCTTCCCGAGGACCGTCTGGAGGAGCTGCTCGAGCTCATGGAGCCCGAGGAGGCCGAGGACGTCCGTGCTCTGCTGAAGTACGGGCCCGACACGGCGGGCGGCCTCATGACGCCCGAGCCCATCGTGCTGTCGGCCGATGCGACGGTAGCCGAGGCCCTCGCCCTCATCCGCCGACACGAGCTGCATCCGGCCCTCGCCGCGGCCGTGTTCATCACGCTGCCCCCGTACGAGACGCCGACCGGGCGACTGCTGGGCACGGTGCACTTCCAGCGGATGCTGCGCTACCCGCCGCACGAGCGTCTGGGTGCGATCATCGACGACACGCTGGATCCGCTGCCCGCGTCGGCGTCGGCGGCCGAGGTCGCGCGGCTTCTCGCGAGCTACAACCTCGTCTCGGTTCCCGTCGTCGACCAGGCGCATCGCCTCGTGGGCGCCGTCAGCGTCGACGACGTGCTCGACTACCTGCTGCCCGAGGACTGGCGCTCGAACGACGGCGATGAACCCGCGCCCGAATCCGTTCCCACGACGACCGCGAGCATCCCGAGGAGGCGCTGA
- a CDS encoding DUF1003 domain-containing protein: MARAARTPSLDAPRGRSGMLQRTPQQSSDRFGRFSEAFARAMGTSGFLIGMTIFVAVWLSWNIFMPPQLQFDPAATNFTLLTLILSLQASYAAPLILLAQNRQDDRDRVQIEQDRQRAERNLADTEYLAREVVALRMAVTDFADDVITRDVLRTELRAIVDQLDSRWGRADASAEPEAR; the protein is encoded by the coding sequence ATGGCTCGAGCCGCACGCACCCCCTCGCTGGATGCGCCTCGGGGCCGTTCCGGGATGCTCCAGCGCACGCCGCAGCAGTCGAGCGACCGCTTCGGCAGGTTCTCCGAGGCGTTCGCACGCGCGATGGGGACCTCCGGGTTCCTCATCGGCATGACGATCTTCGTCGCCGTCTGGCTGTCGTGGAACATCTTCATGCCGCCGCAGCTGCAGTTCGACCCGGCGGCGACCAACTTCACGCTCCTCACGCTCATCCTGTCGCTGCAGGCGTCGTATGCCGCTCCCCTCATCCTGCTGGCGCAGAACCGTCAGGACGACCGCGACCGTGTGCAGATCGAGCAGGACCGCCAGCGGGCCGAGCGCAACCTCGCCGACACCGAGTACCTGGCGCGCGAGGTCGTGGCGCTCCGCATGGCCGTGACCGACTTCGCCGACGACGTCATCACGCGCGATGTGCTGCGCACGGAGCTCCGGGCCATCGTCGATCAGCTCGACTCACGGTGGGGTCGTGCCGACGCGAGCGCGGAGCCCGAGGCGCGATGA
- a CDS encoding Mrp/NBP35 family ATP-binding protein gives MTALDEAVRSAVGAVVDPELRRTLDDLGMVREVQVDGATARVGILLTIVGCPAADRIARDVTDAASRVAGIGEVDLEVGVMSREQREALTERLRGGRAARTIPFGPDSLTRVIAVTSGKGGVGKSTVTANLAVALAARGLSVGLVDADVHGFSIPGLLGLVDAEGRTAKPTRIDDLIVPPIAYDVKTVSIGMFLREGEERSAVAWRGPMLHRTVQQFLTDVFFGDLDVLLLDMPPGTGDVAISVGQLLPRAEVVVVTTPQAAASDVAIRSALVARQTGQRVAGVVENMAAMTLPDGSTLDLFGAGGGASVAAALSSEGDEVPVLASVPLSPALRQDADAGIPVVIAHPDDPAAVAIATLAGRLAAQPRGLAGRALPMRPA, from the coding sequence ATGACGGCTCTCGACGAGGCGGTCCGCTCCGCGGTCGGGGCGGTCGTCGACCCCGAGCTGCGCCGCACCCTCGACGACCTGGGCATGGTGCGCGAGGTGCAGGTCGACGGCGCGACGGCGCGGGTCGGCATCCTGCTCACGATCGTGGGATGCCCCGCGGCCGACCGCATCGCAAGGGACGTGACGGATGCCGCGTCCCGCGTGGCCGGGATCGGCGAGGTCGATCTCGAGGTGGGCGTGATGTCGCGCGAGCAGCGCGAAGCGCTCACCGAACGCCTGCGCGGCGGCCGCGCCGCCCGCACGATCCCGTTCGGACCCGATTCGCTGACGCGCGTGATCGCGGTCACGAGCGGCAAGGGCGGCGTCGGAAAGTCCACCGTGACCGCCAACCTCGCCGTCGCCCTCGCGGCGCGGGGTCTCAGCGTCGGGCTCGTCGACGCCGACGTGCACGGCTTCTCGATCCCCGGCCTCCTCGGCCTGGTCGACGCCGAGGGGCGCACGGCGAAGCCGACCCGCATCGACGACCTCATCGTGCCCCCCATCGCGTACGACGTGAAGACCGTCTCGATCGGGATGTTCCTGCGCGAGGGCGAGGAGCGCTCGGCCGTCGCGTGGCGCGGGCCGATGCTCCACCGCACGGTGCAGCAGTTCCTCACGGACGTCTTCTTCGGCGACCTCGACGTGCTCCTCCTCGACATGCCCCCCGGGACGGGCGATGTCGCGATCTCGGTCGGACAGCTCCTCCCCCGCGCGGAGGTCGTCGTCGTCACGACGCCGCAGGCGGCGGCATCCGATGTCGCGATCCGCAGCGCCCTCGTCGCCCGTCAGACCGGCCAGCGCGTCGCCGGCGTCGTCGAGAACATGGCCGCGATGACACTGCCCGACGGCTCCACGCTCGACCTCTTCGGCGCGGGCGGCGGCGCGTCCGTCGCCGCTGCGCTCTCGAGCGAGGGAGACGAGGTTCCGGTCCTCGCGTCGGTGCCGCTGAGCCCCGCCCTCCGTCAGGACGCGGATGCCGGCATCCCCGTCGTCATCGCGCATCCCGACGATCCCGCGGCCGTGGCGATCGCCACCCTCGCCGGTCGTCTCGCCGCCCAGCCGCGCGGGCTCGCGGGACGCGCGCTGCCGATGAGACCCGCCTGA
- a CDS encoding ankyrin repeat domain-containing protein, with translation MFDLDVELLEAVKAGDVARVRAALEDGADVDVREDGWERGRTALMLASSPTRVPIMKALVAHGAHLDLQAALGETALILASSGLGGESVALLLDAGADPNLADLRGKTPLMWAVDPQFHSRDTSETVGLLAAAGARLEDRDEFDRTALMWAVQGLQPSDVRPSVLAKLVEVGADVDATDSNGETALFPLVRHIDDVLDLRNGERCIQVFLDGGADPNARNSAGKTPLQILAPDSLLLDTLRRLGFH, from the coding sequence ATGTTCGATCTCGACGTCGAACTGCTGGAAGCCGTGAAAGCGGGCGACGTGGCCCGCGTGAGAGCGGCGCTCGAGGACGGGGCGGACGTCGACGTCCGCGAAGACGGGTGGGAGCGCGGACGCACGGCGCTCATGCTGGCGTCCTCCCCCACGCGCGTCCCGATCATGAAGGCGCTCGTGGCGCACGGTGCTCACCTGGATCTGCAGGCCGCCCTGGGCGAGACGGCGCTCATCCTCGCATCGAGCGGCCTCGGCGGAGAGTCGGTCGCTCTCCTCCTCGACGCCGGTGCCGACCCGAACCTCGCCGACCTCCGAGGGAAGACCCCGCTCATGTGGGCCGTCGATCCGCAGTTCCACTCGCGGGACACCTCGGAGACCGTCGGACTGCTCGCGGCGGCCGGCGCACGGCTCGAGGATCGCGATGAGTTCGACCGCACCGCACTCATGTGGGCGGTTCAGGGGCTTCAGCCGTCCGACGTGCGCCCCTCGGTGCTCGCCAAGCTCGTGGAGGTGGGAGCGGACGTCGACGCGACCGACTCGAACGGCGAGACGGCGCTGTTCCCCCTCGTGCGGCACATCGACGACGTCCTCGATCTGAGGAACGGCGAGCGCTGCATCCAGGTGTTTCTGGACGGCGGCGCAGATCCGAACGCCCGCAACAGCGCGGGCAAGACCCCGCTGCAGATCCTCGCCCCCGACTCGCTCCTGCTCGACACCCTTCGCCGTCTGGGCTTCCACTGA
- a CDS encoding Sec-independent protein translocase TatB yields the protein MFFGLTIEKLLVIGVIAALLVGPERLPRYAETLARFTTRAREYLRGARDRVKEEMGDEFDDVDWRTLDPRRYDPRRIIREALLDDAPVPTVRAASAGAAIAATSSSPWVPEGAGTFVPGETPPFDSEAT from the coding sequence ATGTTCTTCGGGCTCACGATCGAGAAGCTGCTGGTGATCGGAGTCATCGCCGCGCTCCTCGTCGGGCCCGAACGACTCCCGCGCTACGCCGAGACCCTCGCCCGCTTCACGACGCGTGCCCGCGAGTACCTCCGTGGAGCTCGCGACCGCGTCAAGGAGGAGATGGGCGACGAGTTCGACGACGTCGACTGGCGCACGCTCGATCCCCGCCGGTACGACCCCCGGCGCATCATCCGCGAAGCGCTCCTCGACGACGCCCCCGTGCCCACCGTGCGCGCCGCCTCGGCGGGCGCCGCCATCGCGGCCACCTCGTCCTCACCCTGGGTGCCCGAAGGGGCGGGCACGTTCGTGCCGGGGGAAACGCCCCCCTTCGACTCCGAGGCGACCTGA
- a CDS encoding class I SAM-dependent methyltransferase, whose product MSEQDANYRFAAEATVEPDHIARARAHALELGAAPISAAVGAQCALLAAASQALNIVEIGTGAGVSGLWLMRGAPRATLTTIDSEPEHLAAARQAFADARIPPARARFITGRASDVLPRMNEASYDIVLVDADAEKVIEYVEHGLRLVRAGGIVLVPRVLAGGAVADPVRRDPVTTAYRSLIQETQSSAAVIGALSIVGEGLLQLTTVASD is encoded by the coding sequence ATGAGCGAGCAGGACGCGAACTACCGGTTCGCCGCCGAGGCGACGGTGGAGCCCGATCACATCGCCCGGGCTCGCGCGCACGCGCTCGAGCTGGGAGCGGCGCCGATCAGCGCGGCGGTCGGCGCGCAGTGCGCGCTGCTGGCCGCGGCATCCCAGGCCCTCAACATCGTCGAGATCGGCACGGGCGCAGGAGTGTCGGGCCTCTGGCTCATGCGGGGCGCGCCCCGCGCGACGCTGACGACGATCGACAGCGAGCCCGAGCATCTCGCCGCCGCGCGTCAGGCGTTCGCGGACGCGAGGATTCCCCCGGCGCGCGCGAGGTTCATCACGGGGCGGGCATCCGATGTGCTCCCGCGCATGAATGAGGCGTCGTATGACATCGTCCTCGTCGACGCGGATGCCGAGAAAGTCATCGAATACGTCGAGCACGGTCTGCGCCTCGTTCGCGCGGGCGGCATCGTGCTGGTGCCACGGGTCCTCGCGGGAGGCGCTGTCGCGGATCCGGTCCGACGGGATCCCGTGACCACCGCATACCGCTCGCTCATCCAGGAGACCCAGTCGTCTGCCGCCGTGATCGGCGCCCTCTCGATCGTCGGCGAGGGCCTCCTGCAGCTCACGACGGTCGCCTCCGACTGA
- a CDS encoding DUF3117 domain-containing protein, giving the protein MAAMKPRTGDGPMEAVKEGRLIIVRVPLEGGGRLVVSVNDAEAKELYDVLGEVVTA; this is encoded by the coding sequence ATGGCAGCCATGAAGCCGAGAACCGGAGACGGGCCGATGGAGGCCGTGAAGGAGGGTCGCCTCATCATCGTGCGTGTTCCGCTCGAGGGCGGGGGGCGCCTGGTCGTCTCGGTGAACGACGCTGAGGCGAAGGAGCTGTACGACGTGCTCGGCGAGGTTGTCACCGCCTGA
- the dapE gene encoding succinyl-diaminopimelate desuccinylase, translated as MPALDLSATSVDLTRAICDIPSVSGEEAALADAIEDAISGLAHLDVYRDGDTIVARTNLGRAQRVAIAGHIDTVPINGNVPTRDLELDGRPHLWGRGTVDMKAGVAVQLKLAAELTDPRVDITWMWYDHEEVEAELNGLTRLSASRPDLFAADFAILGEPSNGQVEGGCNGNLRAIVRTHGVRAHSARAWVGENAIHKAAPILARLAEYRPREVAVEGLVYREGLNAVRIRGGVAGNVVPDLCEVEVNYRFAPSRSVERAAAHVRDVFAGFEVEVVDLAAGARPGLDAPLAQEFVAAVGAEPRPKYGWTDVARFSAMGVPAVNYGPGDPHLAHHDEERVPIHQIEDVERGLRAWLTSS; from the coding sequence ATGCCGGCGCTCGATCTGTCCGCGACCTCCGTCGACCTCACGAGGGCGATCTGCGACATCCCCAGCGTGTCGGGTGAGGAAGCCGCCCTCGCCGATGCGATCGAGGACGCGATCTCCGGTCTCGCACACCTCGACGTCTACCGCGACGGCGACACGATCGTCGCGCGCACGAACCTGGGGCGGGCGCAGCGCGTCGCGATCGCCGGGCACATCGACACCGTCCCGATCAACGGCAACGTGCCGACGCGCGACCTCGAGCTCGACGGGCGCCCGCACCTCTGGGGCCGGGGCACGGTGGACATGAAGGCCGGCGTCGCCGTCCAGCTCAAGCTCGCCGCCGAGCTCACCGACCCTCGCGTCGACATCACGTGGATGTGGTACGACCACGAGGAGGTCGAGGCCGAGCTCAACGGCCTCACGCGTCTCTCGGCATCCCGTCCCGATCTCTTCGCGGCCGACTTCGCGATCCTCGGCGAGCCGTCCAACGGTCAGGTCGAGGGCGGATGCAACGGCAACCTGCGCGCGATCGTGCGCACGCACGGCGTCCGGGCGCACAGCGCCCGCGCATGGGTCGGCGAGAACGCGATCCACAAGGCGGCGCCCATCCTGGCCCGTCTCGCCGAGTACCGGCCGCGCGAGGTCGCCGTCGAGGGCCTGGTGTACCGCGAGGGGCTCAACGCCGTGCGCATCCGCGGCGGCGTCGCCGGCAACGTCGTGCCCGATCTGTGCGAGGTCGAGGTCAACTACCGCTTCGCACCCAGCCGGTCGGTCGAGCGTGCCGCGGCACACGTGCGCGACGTCTTCGCGGGCTTCGAGGTCGAGGTGGTCGACCTCGCTGCGGGCGCACGTCCGGGCCTCGATGCGCCTCTGGCGCAGGAGTTCGTCGCGGCCGTCGGGGCCGAGCCGCGACCGAAGTACGGGTGGACCGACGTGGCACGCTTCTCGGCGATGGGCGTGCCCGCCGTCAACTACGGACCCGGCGACCCGCACCTCGCGCACCACGACGAGGAGCGCGTGCCGATCCACCAGATCGAGGACGTCGAGCGCGGGCTCCGGGCGTGGCTGACCAGCTCCTGA
- the dapD gene encoding 2,3,4,5-tetrahydropyridine-2,6-dicarboxylate N-succinyltransferase — protein sequence MSDERWVWGTGLATTAADGTVLDTWFPEPAMGRIPLGLDPAMPPEDLEHLAVPDARRAVTVDVVTIEVNLDAAPASTSDAYLRLQALSHRLVAPNEVDLTGIFAHLPNVAWTSAGPMHPDDLTRLRPFLQRDGIQVQGLDKFPRLLDYVTPPGVRIADASRVRLGAYLSPGTTVMHEGFVNFNAGTLGASMVEGRISQGVVVGDGSDIGGGASIMGTLSGGGAHRVSIGARTLLGANAGIGISVGDDCVVEAGLYVTAGSKIVLADEPSRADGSRPVVKGADLSGRDGLLFRRNSLTGAIEAVRRAGVGVTLNEALHA from the coding sequence ATGAGCGACGAGCGGTGGGTGTGGGGCACGGGCCTGGCGACGACGGCGGCCGATGGCACGGTACTCGACACGTGGTTTCCCGAGCCGGCGATGGGGCGCATCCCCCTCGGACTCGACCCCGCGATGCCCCCCGAAGACCTCGAGCACCTCGCCGTGCCCGACGCTCGCCGGGCGGTGACCGTCGACGTCGTGACGATCGAAGTCAACCTCGACGCGGCGCCGGCGTCGACATCCGACGCCTACCTGCGCCTGCAGGCGCTGTCGCACCGGCTCGTCGCACCGAACGAGGTCGACCTGACCGGCATCTTCGCGCACCTGCCGAACGTCGCGTGGACGAGCGCCGGGCCGATGCACCCCGACGACCTCACCCGCCTGCGGCCGTTCCTGCAGCGCGACGGCATCCAGGTGCAGGGCCTCGACAAGTTCCCGCGCCTGCTGGACTACGTGACCCCGCCTGGAGTGCGGATCGCGGATGCCTCGCGCGTGCGCCTCGGCGCGTACCTCTCACCCGGCACGACGGTCATGCACGAGGGGTTCGTCAACTTCAACGCCGGCACTCTCGGCGCCTCGATGGTCGAGGGACGCATCTCTCAGGGCGTCGTCGTCGGCGACGGCAGCGACATCGGCGGCGGCGCCTCCATCATGGGCACACTCTCCGGCGGCGGCGCGCACCGCGTGTCGATCGGCGCTCGCACGCTTCTCGGGGCGAACGCGGGCATCGGCATCTCGGTGGGCGACGACTGCGTCGTCGAGGCCGGGCTCTACGTCACGGCCGGATCGAAGATCGTGCTCGCCGACGAGCCCTCGCGCGCCGACGGCTCGCGTCCCGTCGTCAAAGGCGCAGACCTGTCCGGTCGCGATGGCCTGCTCTTCCGCCGCAACTCGCTCACGGGAGCCATCGAGGCTGTCCGCCGTGCAGGCGTCGGCGTCACGCTCAACGAGGCGCTGCACGCCTGA
- a CDS encoding helix-turn-helix domain-containing protein translates to MSVTERVSVLETRRPRRADAARNFDALVEAGRQAFAEQGSAASLEDIARRAGVGIGTLYRNFPTRDDLVETLYIREVEALAQAAEDLSSLEPWDALAAWLDRFVQYVGTKRALLDSLNRESTVLGECRAIMFEAGEPLLARAQEAGLVDPDISISDVVRLVSGVAAVSAYDDEAQRKRVLALAIRGIRA, encoded by the coding sequence ATGAGCGTGACCGAACGAGTGAGCGTGCTCGAGACACGGCGCCCGCGCCGCGCCGACGCCGCCCGCAACTTCGACGCGCTCGTCGAAGCAGGGCGCCAGGCGTTCGCGGAGCAGGGCTCGGCCGCGTCGCTCGAAGACATCGCGCGTCGCGCCGGAGTGGGCATCGGCACGCTCTACCGCAACTTCCCGACGCGCGACGATCTCGTCGAGACGCTCTACATCCGCGAGGTCGAGGCGCTCGCGCAGGCGGCCGAAGACCTGTCCTCGCTCGAGCCGTGGGATGCCCTCGCCGCGTGGCTCGATCGGTTCGTGCAGTACGTCGGCACGAAGCGGGCCCTGCTCGACAGCCTCAACCGCGAGTCCACCGTGCTCGGCGAGTGCCGGGCGATCATGTTCGAGGCCGGCGAGCCGCTCCTCGCCCGCGCTCAGGAGGCGGGCCTCGTCGACCCCGACATCTCGATCAGCGACGTCGTGCGACTCGTGTCCGGCGTCGCCGCCGTCTCCGCCTACGACGACGAGGCGCAGCGCAAGCGCGTGCTGGCGCTCGCGATCAGAGGGATCCGCGCCTGA